CCTGCTATTATTAGACGATGTTGAGTCTCTCTATATCAGTCCAGAAAGCACAGATTAACCAGTCATTGTTGTGTTGGTACAGATAGAGACACAGTCCTGATAAACCTGCTGAAATGCTGATGAAGAGATTAATTACTCCAAATTCAGATGCCCTCCTATGATTCTACTGGCATGTCACTTTTCAGAGTAGGAGTGTGCTGGCAGGTCAGGCTCAGCTCAGGATGCCTCCTCTCATGTGTCCGCTGTCACTCAGCCCGTGCTCTATGAGTTTGATGTCTTCCAGGTCATCTTTGATGACGCTGATCAAATGACTTAAACCCTCTTGTTGCTGCTTCAAGTGCTGAAAGTGAGAGATAAAGAAGAAGTGTTGCAGTTAAGACCAAAAAACTGGAACTGGAACCACAATTACAAGGCAGGGATGTTAAAATAAGATGCGCCGTATTACACCGGATCATTTCACAAGAAAAGACGCTCGCTATCCATAGAGGGCTGTATTCAGTTAATGCTAATGCAAACAGTACATTTCcaactgctgcagcttcacattaaaagcatttaactggaCCAACAAAGTCAACACATTCAGAATAAGGCTAGTCACAGGAACACATTGTGGTCAGACTGCTATCTTTCATCAGAAATGTGTCTACAGAGCAAAACGATCTTCATTTTTGTTGACAGCAGATCAGTTGAAATATTGCAGGGAGTTGTTTTACACAGTTCACTGGAAGTAATAGAACAAGGAATAGCCTCGGTTAgatgttagatgaagagctgcaggtgacaggctgcacacctcaaacttctcagtgaggtaaccaactccttttacctcattaatgttatcGGGTTCCCTTTTATAATTTGATTTATATACTGCCAAATAGCGGTTTTGCtctgacaacaaatcctccaaTATCATCTTGTTGATCAGCTCTCCTTACTTCTACTCTGTGCTGCTCCTGTACAGAGCAGACAATTTCATTTTGTAAGAAATGTCTGCTGTCAGACTAAAtgctggttttaaaaaaaacaacagctggaGAGTGATGCGTTGTCGGTGTATGCGTGAACACTGTAACACTAGTAACAGCCTACTGTGTAAATGTGCTGACTCACTTGTTTGATTTCTCTGAGCAGGTCTGCATCAACATTGTAGCGCTCTTCCGATCTCACGGCTCCGAAGTGATTCTGCATCCGGATTTGGGACATTAACTCATTCAACCGACCctgaaagaaaagacaacacaaatactgtaaaatatctATTAAAGATTTTGTctccaaaaataaaagcacacactTCAGTCGAAATGCAGCGTCATTTGGTCACAACATTATCAGCTATGTCAATcattttgggggggaaaaaaatcagtcaaaaatAACGGTGCTATAAAAAATCACTACAGCACAGTTGTTCTTTCTTGAATAACACagcaacagacaaacacaaacatgcaatgACGCCCTTTGAAGCCATTTTCAAGTCTTGTCAGCAAACTCAATGGATGAAAAAAATTAGCAGTGTCAGGCTGCACTTGTTACTGCTTCAGTTTAGACACACTTGCCTTGAACTGTGTGGGAGCATTGAGCTCAGACTGAATGGTGTCCAGCTGCACCCGGAGATGCTCCTCATCCACTTGGATAGCGTAACCACTTTTCCTCTGAATCTCCTGTTTGATCAACACCTGCCAAGAAAATAAAGAAGGACGAGGAGGAATGAGAAATATGAGAAGAAGTACTGAGGCAGAAACGATAAAGCAGAGACAGTGGTAGGGCATTTATTCAAACCATAGAAACCAACACCATTTCACTGAACAAAGTGAGAAAGGTGAGGCAGCTACCTGCAGCACCCTGTGAGACAGATCCATCAGCTTCCTCTTGTACTGAGCGATCTTGGCAACTGTGGTCGCCTGATTCTTCTGcagttcactgatgtcattGGAGATAATCTGCAAGGTCAAATGAGTGAGTGACAACAGTTGTTGACATGTTTAGAGTTTCTCCACTGATTACAATTGTTTCTGTTTGACCCAACAAGCTGAAAACAATCCCCAGGCAGGAATCTTGTGCCGATATTCCACCTGCCACTATCGCAAACTatttaaacatcttttaatCCTGACACTTTTACCTCCAGCTGTAAACATCCTGCTGGCAGCAAGCATGACTCGGACATCTGTGTACTCTGTCCTTGACACCACAAAACTGTTTCAAAATTCCTTTGTTGATAAACAGAAGTTTTTTTTAGAAACTAGCAGAAACAGACTTACATCCACTCTGGTCTGATGCTGTTTGGTCATCTGCTCCTGAATCTGCAGCCTGCGAAGAAGCTCCTTAAAACCCACCATGGGCACCGGGATTAATCTGGAGAAAACATTAACCAGTGAGGTGAAAGGCTACAAATTTGGGGAAAATCAAAATGCAGCAAGTAACTGTACCCGCCTCCCCCTCTCCACATTATTCATACACTACCCTTTACAGAAACTGTTGTAAAGATATTCTTCAGCAACTTACTTCTCTGGATCAGGGTTGTCCACCTTAGCCTGCTCCCAAATGATGGGGTCCACTCCTAGTGAGGAGAGACAACACCCTCAGTTACAAATAATTCATGAACAGTTTGTTGAATTTAGCGTgaggatgacacacacacacacaaatttacCTGCAGGAGCGttttgcagcagctgtttgagctGTGCTGGAGACAGCTCTGTGCGTGTGACGGACATGAGCACTCCGATCTGTGTGAGCTGCACCTTGACGTTGGCCTGCTCCAGATAACTGAAGAGTGTGGTGGCCGGGATCCGCTTGGAGGTGCCGTTAGGAGAGCGCTCCACCACGTAAACGATCACCTCAGTCCTGAGAGACAGAAGACACAGTTTACACATAAGTTTTCATTTTGCTTTGAACCTATTTCTTTGAATTGATCAAACTAGATACAATTACTTATTTCCTCTGCAATGGTGGTTTTACCATGCCACCAATAACTAACAACTTTAGATGACAATAAAGTAAAGAAGTGTCCTTTTGTCATCTTGATAGGTGAACAGTGATCAGTATCAGCCTGTACTGCTTCCAGTAATCTGTGATCGGCCTGATCAGGTCACTCTTAATAGAGTATATGCATATAAATATTGAATTTACCATAGCTGTAAGGTGCTAAAAAGGTAGGAAATGTGATGAAATCTAATAGAAACTTACTGGTCATTGGGCAGGGCTTTGACACCGTCTACATTGACAGTAAGTGTCTGGTTGCTTCCCAGAATCTTGTGCAGGGACTCCAccagatgctgctgctgcactcgcACATCAGCCTCCTTTTTATTGAGAAGCAGGACCACCAAACCATCCTCGTCCTTACTCACTGGGACGCAGCTGTAGCCCACTGCctggcaaacaaaacacagaggacaACCGTTCAAACTCAAATTAATCTATCGACTCCTCCAACCACTCTGCTGGACTCTGTGCCATTACCTTGAACCTGCAGAATGGGTTCTCCTGTGTGAAGTCGACAGGtgggttgttgttgctgtagtaGCCCTTCCCAGTGCCCCAGTACGCCTGCAGCTGGTTCCATTTGGCTAAGATGGAGTCACGCTCGTCTCCTAACAAGGTGGGTGCTGACAGAGCTGTGACCTGCTGGTAAAGCTGGGTGGGCTGAGCC
This portion of the Pagrus major chromosome 12, Pma_NU_1.0 genome encodes:
- the nup54 gene encoding nucleoporin p54 isoform X2, with the protein product MAFSFGGATSNPAANTSGFSFGSFGAKTTAPTAFGFGPTATTTTAASGFGTLTAPGFGTAATTTAAAPATGFSFGSTNTGGLFGNTQNKGFGFSSGLGAATATGATGFGTGLGTTGLGGFGGFGGIQSTQQQQGGLFGQQAQQPGQAQPTQLYQQVTALSAPTLLGDERDSILAKWNQLQAYWGTGKGYYSNNNPPVDFTQENPFCRFKAVGYSCVPVSKDEDGLVVLLLNKKEADVRVQQQHLVESLHKILGSNQTLTVNVDGVKALPNDQTEVIVYVVERSPNGTSKRIPATTLFSYLEQANVKVQLTQIGVLMSVTRTELSPAQLKQLLQNAPAGVDPIIWEQAKVDNPDPEKLIPVPMVGFKELLRRLQIQEQMTKQHQTRVDIISNDISELQKNQATTVAKIAQYKRKLMDLSHRVLQVLIKQEIQRKSGYAIQVDEEHLRVQLDTIQSELNAPTQFKGRLNELMSQIRMQNHFGAVRSEERYNVDADLLREIKQHLKQQQEGLSHLISVIKDDLEDIKLIEHGLSDSGHMRGGILS
- the nup54 gene encoding nucleoporin p54 isoform X1, translating into MAFSFGGATSNPAANTSGFSFGSFGAKTTAPTAFGFGPTATTTTAASGFGTLTAPGFGTAATTTAAAPATGFSFGSTNTGTFGGFGTTTTTAAAPGSTFSFSAPANATGGLFGNTQNKGFGFSSGLGAATATGATGFGTGLGTTGLGGFGGFGGIQSTQQQQGGLFGQQAQQPGQAQPTQLYQQVTALSAPTLLGDERDSILAKWNQLQAYWGTGKGYYSNNNPPVDFTQENPFCRFKAVGYSCVPVSKDEDGLVVLLLNKKEADVRVQQQHLVESLHKILGSNQTLTVNVDGVKALPNDQTEVIVYVVERSPNGTSKRIPATTLFSYLEQANVKVQLTQIGVLMSVTRTELSPAQLKQLLQNAPAGVDPIIWEQAKVDNPDPEKLIPVPMVGFKELLRRLQIQEQMTKQHQTRVDIISNDISELQKNQATTVAKIAQYKRKLMDLSHRVLQVLIKQEIQRKSGYAIQVDEEHLRVQLDTIQSELNAPTQFKGRLNELMSQIRMQNHFGAVRSEERYNVDADLLREIKQHLKQQQEGLSHLISVIKDDLEDIKLIEHGLSDSGHMRGGILS
- the nup54 gene encoding nucleoporin p54 isoform X3; this translates as MAFSFGGATSNPAANTSGFSFGSFGAKTTAPTAFGFGPTATTTTAASGFGTLTAPGFGTAATTTAAAPATGFSFGSTNTGFGGLGAGNTTAGGFSFGGFGLNANPAAVSFNVGCFGTATTTGTVFNFGNSLASTGTFGGFGTTTTTAAAPGSTFSFSAPANATGGLFGNTQNKGFGFSSGLGAATATGATGFGTGLGTTGLGGFGGFGGIQSTQQQQGGLFGQQAQQPGQAQPTQLYQQVTALSAPTLLGDERDSILAKWNQLQAYWGTGKGYYSNNNPPVDFTQENPFCRFKAVGYSCVPVSKDEDGLVVLLLNKKEADVRVQQQHLVESLHKILGSNQTLTVNVDGVKALPNDQTEVIVYVVERSPNGTSKRIPATTLFSYLEQANVKVQLTQIGVLMSVTRTELSPAQLKQLLQNAPAGVDPIIWEQAKVDNPDPEKLIPVPMVGFKELLRRLQIQEQMTKQHQTRVDIISNDISELQKNQATTVAKIAQYKRKLMDLSHRVLQVLIKQEIQRKSGYAIQVDEEHLRVQLDTIQSELNAPTQFKGRLNELMSQIRMQNHFGAVRSEERYNVDADLLREIKQHLKQQQEGLSHLISVIKDDLEDIKLIEHGLSDSGHMRGGILS